One genomic window of Caballeronia sp. SBC1 includes the following:
- a CDS encoding alpha/beta fold hydrolase: MVEIVGRYVEVDGVRSYYESAGTGKPLLLMHTAGRDNRQWQGVIERLAKTYHCVAPDLPGHGKSWPLEGNACLSDIESIQAWLWRFTQTLGLERPAVMGCSVGGNLSLLLAARHPEVRAAIALQGAAYTPTFTETALDMMTHPQVSLMHANVDFSMSLVGSAASDDARAFSEWGVLSVIPIAQQSDLRAYAHCDSRELLSNVRCPVMIARGTEDWLVSQDMVEAARDALTNAARVELRALPGLGHFPHLEDPELVASIADVFLRDID; the protein is encoded by the coding sequence ATGGTTGAGATCGTTGGGCGATACGTCGAAGTGGACGGTGTGCGCTCGTACTACGAAAGCGCCGGGACAGGGAAACCCCTTTTGCTGATGCACACCGCGGGACGCGATAACCGTCAATGGCAGGGGGTAATCGAGCGGCTGGCGAAAACCTATCATTGCGTGGCACCGGACTTGCCGGGTCACGGCAAAAGCTGGCCGCTGGAGGGCAATGCGTGCTTAAGCGATATCGAATCAATTCAGGCATGGCTGTGGCGGTTCACCCAGACGCTCGGCCTGGAACGTCCGGCAGTGATGGGATGTTCGGTCGGCGGCAATCTGTCATTGCTGCTGGCCGCGCGGCATCCTGAGGTGCGCGCGGCGATCGCATTGCAAGGTGCTGCTTACACGCCGACGTTTACCGAAACGGCCCTTGACATGATGACGCATCCGCAAGTGAGTCTGATGCATGCGAATGTCGATTTCTCGATGAGTCTTGTGGGGTCGGCCGCGTCAGACGACGCACGCGCGTTTTCAGAATGGGGCGTTTTGTCTGTCATTCCGATCGCGCAGCAAAGCGACTTGCGCGCGTATGCGCATTGCGATTCTCGCGAACTGCTTTCCAATGTGCGTTGCCCGGTGATGATCGCACGCGGCACGGAAGACTGGCTCGTGTCGCAGGACATGGTCGAAGCTGCGCGCGACGCTCTGACGAACGCGGCGCGAGTCGAGTTACGCGCGTTGCCCGGTCTCGGACACTTCCCGCACCTCGAGGACCCTGAGTTAGTGGCCAGCATTGCCGACGTGTTCTTGCGCGACATCGACTGA
- a CDS encoding SCP2 sterol-binding domain-containing protein — protein MTVQHETVCSEAFWRQVAAAANADDDFHNRSSHLRDFSFAFQIGDSRIGLQIDQGTLALVMKDTPSFVLSGPVEEWSSLVAGDKAYGEATNVVHGKLRVSGDALASTWANRPLWQLFRLTRRIVASGDLDG, from the coding sequence TTCTGGCGGCAGGTCGCGGCCGCGGCCAACGCGGATGACGACTTCCACAACCGGAGCTCACACCTGCGAGACTTTTCTTTCGCCTTCCAGATCGGTGACAGTCGAATCGGACTGCAGATTGATCAAGGAACCTTGGCGCTTGTGATGAAGGACACGCCGTCCTTTGTACTGTCGGGCCCAGTCGAGGAATGGTCGAGCCTCGTCGCTGGTGACAAGGCGTACGGCGAAGCTACCAACGTCGTACACGGCAAGCTTAGAGTCAGTGGCGATGCGCTTGCGTCCACATGGGCGAACCGACCCCTCTGGCAATTGTTCAGACTGACCCGGCGCATTGTCGCCTCAGGAGACTTAGATGGTTGA